CTGAATGTCCTCGTCGTGTCGCGCAGCCAGGTCGATGCCGACAGGGTGGCATCCGAAATCGGAGTAAACGGTTCGGGGTTTGCGGCGGATGTCAGTACAGAGGAGGGCTGCAAGGCGATGGTCGATGCTGCCGTAACCCGCTATGGCGGGGTTAACGTGCTGTGCGCAAATGCCGGAATCTTCCCGGCGGCGAAGCTGGGGGAAATGTCGGCGGCCGATTTCGACCACGTGATCTCAACCAATCTCAAAAGTACCTTTCTCAGCGTTTCCGCGGTGTTGCCGGCGATGACCTCGGCCGGTGCGGGCCGTATCATCATCACCTCGTCGATCACTGGGCCGATCACCGGTTATCCGGGCTGGTCGCATTATGGGGCAAGCAAGGCCGGCCAGCTTGGCTTCATGCGTACTGCCGCGATTGAGCTGGCGCCAAAGAACATTACGGTCAATGCCGTTATGCCAGGCAATATCATGACTGAGGGGCTCGAGGGCAACGGTCCAGATTATATCGCCACGATGGAGGCCTCCGTGCCATTGCGTCGTCTGGGTATGCCGGCGGACATCGCGAACGCCGCGCTGTTTTTTGCATCGGAGGAGGCAGCCTATATCACCGGCCAGTCGATCGTCGTCGATGGCGGTCAGATCCTGCCGGAATCGCTCGGTGCGCTGGAGGTAATGGGCTGAAATTGAAAGAAGCCGGGCGACATCATCGCCCGGCTTGCCTGCAATGTCTTCAGGCGGCTCGGCGCGCCTGGAGAATAATGTCCAGGGTGCCGGTGAAGAGGTCGACATCCTCGTTCGAAAAACACAGTGGCGGCCGGATCTTCAGCGTCGCGCCATATTTGCCCGCTGCCCCGATCAATATACTGTTGTGCCTCAACTGATTGATCGCATGGGTAGCGCGTGTGCTGTCCGGCTCCCCCGTGGCGGGGTCGACAAAATCAAGACCGATGAAAAGGCCGGCGCCCCGCACATCGCCGATTTCCGAATGCCGACTTTGCAAAGCCTGGAGCGACTGCTTGAAGTAACCGCCGACAGTGGCCGAGCGTTCGATCAGACCTTCCTCCTCAATCACTCGCAGCACGGCATGGCCTGCGGCGGCAGCTACCGGATTGCCTCCGAAGGTATTGAAATAACCGGTTTCCTCGCAGAACCTCTGGAGCAGGTCAGGTCGTGTTACGACGCCGCCCATGGGGAAGCCATTGCCCATCGGCTTACCCATCGTGACAATGTCGGGCGTGACACCGTGACGCTCGAAGCCCCAAAGGCTGCCTCCCGTCCGGCCGAAGCCCGGTTGGACCTCATCGGCGATCAACAGGCCGCCGGCTCGGTGCACCACGTCAACCGCCTCCTTCAGGAAACCTGCAGGATCGGCATAGATGCCGTCACTGGAAAAGATTGTGTCAACGATCAACGCAGCGAATTTAATGCCTCGTGAATTGAGCTCGTTGATTGCCTGTTCCACGGACGCGGCGAAGTTTGAGGCCACGCTCATGCCATCACGAGCGGCGGGCGCTGGAATGATTGCCACAAATGCGGCGGGTTTGCGCTTGCGCAGCGACGAGGGGGAGACTTCCGTCACCAGCGCAGTGTTGCCGTGATAGGCTGCCTCGGTGACGATGAAGCCTTCGGCCCCGGTCCCAATGCGGGCGATGCGCAGGGCGAGGTCGTTACTCTCGCTGCC
This genomic interval from Agrobacterium fabrum str. C58 contains the following:
- the fabG gene encoding 3-oxoacyl-ACP reductase FabG codes for the protein MLKSLQGKTVIVTGASRGIGKGIALRFGEAGLNVLVVSRSQVDADRVASEIGVNGSGFAADVSTEEGCKAMVDAAVTRYGGVNVLCANAGIFPAAKLGEMSAADFDHVISTNLKSTFLSVSAVLPAMTSAGAGRIIITSSITGPITGYPGWSHYGASKAGQLGFMRTAAIELAPKNITVNAVMPGNIMTEGLEGNGPDYIATMEASVPLRRLGMPADIANAALFFASEEAAYITGQSIVVDGGQILPESLGALEVMG
- a CDS encoding aspartate aminotransferase family protein, translating into MSATTKEILDLNRFDASRTEGFPAELAERVAKRQATFGASSVLFYEQPIEMVSAQGAYLYDAGGRKYLDVYNNVPSVGHCHPRVVEAIARQVGELNIHTRYLNRVVEAYTENLLSKFPAGLSNVVLTCTGSESNDLALRIARIGTGAEGFIVTEAAYHGNTALVTEVSPSSLRKRKPAAFVAIIPAPAARDGMSVASNFAASVEQAINELNSRGIKFAALIVDTIFSSDGIYADPAGFLKEAVDVVHRAGGLLIADEVQPGFGRTGGSLWGFERHGVTPDIVTMGKPMGNGFPMGGVVTRPDLLQRFCEETGYFNTFGGNPVAAAAGHAVLRVIEEEGLIERSATVGGYFKQSLQALQSRHSEIGDVRGAGLFIGLDFVDPATGEPDSTRATHAINQLRHNSILIGAAGKYGATLKIRPPLCFSNEDVDLFTGTLDIILQARRAA